One segment of Allorhodopirellula heiligendammensis DNA contains the following:
- the nusB gene encoding transcription antitermination factor NusB — translation MLSCMSTRRRAREIVLQLLYEADLNDWRDADASRRFIRSRLQGRTLLTNFASELLDGTIAHRDAIDRELKRLSTNWALSRMPVTDRNVLRLGAYEILFSKTPGQVAISEALTLARRYGGENSPRFINGVLDRLFKKSIAEKTTVASE, via the coding sequence ATGTTATCATGCATGTCCACACGCCGACGCGCCCGCGAAATAGTCCTGCAACTTCTTTACGAAGCCGATCTCAACGATTGGCGCGACGCGGATGCTTCACGCCGCTTCATCCGCTCTCGATTGCAGGGACGCACACTGTTGACCAATTTCGCCAGTGAGTTGCTCGACGGCACCATTGCTCATCGCGACGCGATCGATCGTGAACTCAAGCGATTGTCGACCAATTGGGCGCTCAGTCGAATGCCCGTGACGGATCGCAACGTACTGCGACTGGGAGCTTACGAAATCTTGTTCTCCAAAACACCGGGCCAAGTCGCGATTTCTGAGGCGCTAACCTTGGCACGCCGTTACGGGGGCGAGAATAGCCCCCGGTTTATTAATGGTGTGCTCGATCGGCTGTTCAAAAAGTCCATTGCGGAAAAAACGACAGTCGCCTCGGAATAG
- a CDS encoding MATE family efflux transporter, which produces MRSAYTEVLRVAVPLMISTGMFSLVLFADRTLLFQHEPAEMGAAMAAGNLFWVSICVFVGIASMTGAIASQYVGAEQRDRIGGMLWQSVWFSLATMPLFLLAGYYAEPLFRWTDQAPSLIPAETIYFQILMWGGAGEVLQTALSGFFSGTHRTRTIAVVSIISGLVNLVLDCVLIFGLDPAWWGGEGPRVWELGIAGAGIASVISFWFKAVCYGVILLRPQFRSTYGIARGLGLDRRMMARLIYFGFPAGLMYATEAGAFTVIVLMIGRLGDVPLQATTMAINFNMIAFIPLVGLSIAVSVLVGNHLVGSGPARAVRCVWAALTIAWAYSAAWALIYWFGAETMISLYSINPAATTIPHDAKLALQTAQGLLGFVAIYVLLDATQLILAGALRGAGDTWFVLLAGLCVSVITLTIGFAWEPAWQPALWGENASTGAAEFGSMSASVSAVLYWWWKVITAFVVLLAAAMTARYLQGSWKKMRMV; this is translated from the coding sequence ATGCGTTCTGCGTATACCGAAGTGCTGCGGGTCGCGGTACCACTGATGATTAGCACGGGCATGTTTTCGCTCGTGTTGTTTGCTGACCGTACACTGCTTTTCCAGCATGAGCCCGCCGAGATGGGCGCTGCCATGGCGGCGGGAAACCTGTTCTGGGTTTCGATCTGCGTGTTCGTTGGTATTGCGTCCATGACCGGCGCCATCGCCAGTCAATACGTGGGTGCGGAGCAGCGTGATCGGATCGGCGGGATGCTATGGCAATCCGTTTGGTTTTCGCTGGCGACGATGCCGCTGTTTTTACTGGCGGGTTATTATGCCGAGCCACTGTTTCGCTGGACCGATCAAGCACCTTCATTGATTCCCGCAGAGACAATTTACTTTCAGATTCTGATGTGGGGAGGTGCCGGTGAAGTCCTGCAGACCGCTCTATCGGGATTTTTCAGTGGCACGCACCGCACTCGCACGATCGCGGTCGTCAGCATCATTTCGGGACTCGTCAATCTGGTCCTGGATTGCGTTCTGATCTTTGGGCTCGATCCGGCGTGGTGGGGCGGAGAGGGGCCTCGGGTATGGGAACTTGGGATCGCGGGGGCAGGGATCGCGAGCGTGATATCGTTTTGGTTCAAAGCGGTTTGCTATGGAGTGATCTTGCTAAGACCCCAATTTCGGTCGACTTACGGTATCGCGCGAGGATTGGGGCTGGATCGCCGCATGATGGCGAGGTTGATCTACTTTGGGTTTCCGGCGGGGCTGATGTACGCGACCGAGGCGGGGGCGTTCACAGTGATCGTGTTAATGATCGGTCGCCTTGGTGATGTGCCGCTGCAGGCGACGACCATGGCAATTAATTTTAATATGATCGCCTTCATTCCGTTGGTAGGTTTGTCGATCGCCGTTTCGGTATTGGTGGGTAATCACTTGGTTGGCAGTGGTCCGGCGCGGGCCGTCCGTTGTGTGTGGGCGGCGTTGACAATTGCCTGGGCCTATTCGGCTGCCTGGGCATTGATCTACTGGTTTGGCGCTGAGACCATGATTTCGTTGTATTCGATCAATCCGGCTGCGACGACGATCCCTCACGACGCGAAGCTGGCTTTACAAACGGCCCAGGGGCTGCTGGGTTTTGTTGCCATTTACGTACTCCTCGATGCGACTCAGCTGATTCTCGCCGGCGCACTTCGGGGGGCCGGAGATACGTGGTTCGTGCTGCTCGCTGGACTGTGCGTTTCGGTGATCACCTTGACGATTGGGTTTGCATGGGAGCCGGCATGGCAACCCGCTTTGTGGGGCGAGAACGCCTCGACGGGGGCGGCCGAGTTTGGCTCGATGTCCGCGTCGGTATCGGCAGTGCTGTACTGGTGGTGGAAGGTCATCACCGCATTTGTCGTCCTGTTAGCCGCTGCCATGACGGCGAGATATCTGCAGGGCTCTTGGAAAAAGATGCGAATGGTTTGA
- a CDS encoding acylphosphatase translates to MNIERKIFRYRGDVQGVGFRVNAIQQARGLEITGFVRNEPDGDVTMDVQGPTDSIKELAKRVADSMKYKINETLIDCRDPQPDRTGFTIRY, encoded by the coding sequence ATGAACATAGAACGAAAAATATTTCGATATCGCGGTGACGTTCAAGGCGTCGGGTTTCGCGTCAATGCGATTCAACAAGCTCGCGGACTCGAGATCACGGGATTTGTCCGAAATGAACCCGACGGTGACGTAACCATGGACGTCCAGGGCCCGACCGACTCGATCAAAGAACTTGCCAAGCGAGTCGCTGACTCGATGAAATACAAAATCAACGAGACCCTGATCGACTGCCGTGATCCACAACCAGATCGCACTGGCTTTACAATCCGGTACTAA